A genomic stretch from Gallus gallus isolate bGalGal1 chromosome 13, bGalGal1.mat.broiler.GRCg7b, whole genome shotgun sequence includes:
- the LOC121106724 gene encoding uncharacterized protein LOC121106724, which produces MSSPWRWTCLQRMNPWRWIRLHQAQASTITTCLPGDIAISVGSAAGALDFHLGVEESPSTREPLGSCCSPEPLLPHLHPSPRPLWLQKMRTSPKGADTDAETKEKSCLPLEGLRAGLGLVSSLLLHQDNEKSPVDSPELPTASRDNGRSPADSPDLRAASRGALKKRAALGLMSCQLLCRDNGRSPADGTELLQPPGSTREGPEAASIGEAEDFGLDRKKDSRSA; this is translated from the exons ATGTcgagcccatggaggtggaccTGCCTCCAGAGGATGAACCCATGGAGGTGGATCCGTCTCCATCAGGCCCAGGCAAGCACTATAACAACATGCTTGCCTGGAGACATAGCTATATCCGTTGGCAGCGCAGCAGGGGCTCTCGATTTCCATCTTGGCGTTGAAGAGTCACCATCCACCAGAGAgcccctgggcagctgctgctctccagaacCCCTTCTTCCCCATCTGCATCCTTCCCCAAGACCTCTTTggcttcagaaaatgagaacGAGCCCAAAAGGAGCAGAcacagatgcagaaacaaaggaaaaaagctgcttacctttggaaggcctcag GGCAGGACTGGGATTGGTGTCCTCTTTGCTTCTGCACCAAGACAATGAAAAGAGTCCAGTGGACAGCCCTGAGCTCCCCACGGCCTCCAG GGACAATGGGAGGAGTCCAGCGGACAGCCCTGACCTCCGTGCAGCCTCCAGGGGAGCCCTGAAGAAGagggcagcactgggactgATGTCCTGTCAGCTGCTGTGCCGGGACAATGGGAGGAGCCCAGCAGACGGCACcgagctcctgcagcctccaggcaGCACCAGAGAAGGTCCAGAGGCAGCTTCCATTGGAGAAGCAGAAGACTTTGGTTTGGACAGGAAGAAGGACTCGCGTTCAGCATGA